A window from Cytobacillus sp. IB215665 encodes these proteins:
- a CDS encoding Xaa-Pro peptidase family protein: MNQRLKLLSEWLTEQDISMCFVTNPSNVFYYSGFLSDPHERLLALLVFQQEEPILVCPQMETQQVKDAGWTYEIIGYNDTDNPWEFIATAIAKRKINIHSLAVEKDHLNVSRLELLQRLYPNASFIRAEEKLNTLRMLKDSKEIDILRQAAELADYGIEVGVSEIKEGKTEMEILATIEYELKKKGIQQMSFQTMVLTGKKTASPHGNPSTEKIQQGDFILFDLGVVVDGYCSDITRTVALGNISDQQQQIYETVLKAELAALEASKPGVEVGKVDKTARDIITSAGYGKYFTHRIGHGLGIEVHEYPSMSATNNMLLQPGMVYTIEPGIYIPEIGGVRIEDDVVITENGIETLTKFPKELTII; the protein is encoded by the coding sequence ATGAATCAACGTCTTAAACTACTCTCAGAGTGGCTAACGGAGCAAGATATCTCTATGTGCTTTGTTACTAACCCGTCAAATGTCTTCTATTATAGCGGTTTCTTGAGTGACCCTCATGAAAGATTATTAGCGTTACTTGTATTTCAGCAAGAAGAACCTATTCTAGTGTGTCCACAAATGGAAACACAGCAAGTAAAAGACGCAGGTTGGACATATGAAATTATAGGATATAACGATACCGACAATCCGTGGGAATTTATAGCTACTGCCATAGCCAAAAGAAAAATAAACATCCATTCACTTGCAGTAGAAAAAGACCACCTGAATGTTAGCCGTCTAGAATTACTTCAGAGGTTATACCCAAATGCTTCGTTTATTCGTGCAGAAGAAAAATTAAATACGCTTAGAATGTTAAAGGATAGCAAAGAGATTGACATTTTGCGACAGGCTGCAGAACTAGCTGATTACGGCATTGAAGTTGGAGTTTCCGAGATTAAAGAGGGTAAAACAGAGATGGAGATTCTGGCTACTATTGAATATGAACTCAAGAAAAAAGGGATTCAACAAATGTCTTTCCAAACAATGGTATTAACAGGAAAGAAAACAGCTTCTCCTCATGGAAACCCAAGTACCGAAAAAATCCAGCAAGGAGATTTTATTTTGTTTGACTTAGGTGTTGTTGTTGATGGCTATTGCTCAGATATAACAAGAACAGTAGCATTAGGTAACATAAGTGACCAGCAACAGCAGATTTATGAAACAGTTTTAAAAGCAGAATTAGCTGCACTTGAGGCTAGCAAACCTGGGGTTGAAGTTGGAAAAGTAGACAAGACTGCCCGTGATATTATTACTAGTGCGGGATATGGTAAATACTTTACTCATAGAATTGGACACGGACTCGGAATTGAGGTACATGAGTATCCTTCAATGAGTGCAACAAACAACATGCTATTACAACCGGGGATGGTATATACTATTGAACCTGGAATTTACATACCTGAAATAGGTGGGGTTAGAATTGAAGACGATGTCGTGATTACTGAAAACGGCATAGAAACCCTAACAAAATTTCCTAAAGAATTAACAATTATATAG